Part of the Salvelinus fontinalis isolate EN_2023a chromosome 1, ASM2944872v1, whole genome shotgun sequence genome is shown below.
ATCTCATACATCCACCTTTCACAGTATTTTTGTCCTTACACTCATCCCAGTTTGAGCTATCACAGCCGCCCACCGTCCATGAAGGTAATCTAAACCTGTGAACACCAGTCTAACATTTGCAGTCCATGGATGGACCCCTTTCCGTCCATAAGATTAACAGATATGACTTGTGGGCatgttaaacttttttttttttttccccttgATCTCAAAGGTCAAATAggaggtgcttatatttgtcctgtttcataCATGTGTGTGGTGTGAAATGGACGTGATTTTTTGCATATCCAACTCCCcccgagacaccctcggagagtggggtcacggccagggatcagccattattggttgtgaccctggagcaattagggtgaagtgccttgctcaagggcagatcgACAGATTTCATGTAGTCGGCTCGCGGATTCCTTTCGGGTTACAGGCCCAATCTTTTACTCTGAACATAATCTGTCAAATAGGATCCTCTCTAATGGAATGGTTCACTCTGATTCTTAAGTGGTTGAGTAGCCCTATTTTAGCAAACTGTCCGAAAGTGGAGGTGAGATTTGGGATTCTGGCAGGGGGAGCCTTTGTTAGCCAGATCACATTGCAGCCATCTGGACGGATGCCCCTGTCACTGCACAGCCCTGATGAACTCATCTGCCGGGCCTcgcctctctctccaggcagctAGGCCTGGTCCTCTGAGCCCTGGCCTCAGCCTCATGTTCCACTGCCTCATCCTCggtgtcctagctagctagttgtccACTCTCTTGTTCTCTGTGTTTTCCTGGCAATTCACTCTTCTAGGTTATCTCTGTGTGTGACATGAAGCATTCACCCACATCTTCTCTGTGGCCTGGCAATCCTCTCTCTGGTCTTCTGTGTGTTAGCATTCACCCACTGTTCTCTGTGTGCGACAGTGGATATTTTCTCCCTGGTTTTCTTTGTCCTGGCAGTCTGGTTCTTTGTGTGTAAGCACTCTTTTCTCTCAAGTTATCTGTgttctggggtgtattcactcgGGACCAAACACATCCAAACGTAAGCAAACAAAGCGGAACAGGGAGGGACCGTCCTGAATTTCTAACGGTTTGGACTAATAATTACACACTTGGTCTAGACTTCTGCTATCTGGTGTTCAGTGCCCTGCCCTGCGGTTCTTTACCTGAATTATTTGAGCCCTACTGCCCTATTGCTAGATCTTTTAAACTATAGTGAATTGCTTAATCAACTTCTCTGTCCTTTAAGCCTTGGTGTACCACTGCTTGGTGATCATGTGGTTTCATTATATCATTAATACTTTTATATTTCAATCTCTAAACTACCCTAATATTCCTTTCTGAAAATAGCAGGTAGGTTTGGCACATATGCAAATGCTTAGTTTGATGCAAATTTGATAGTAAGGACACTTTAGCAAACCCATATTGGAGTTAAAAACCATGTAAAGTGTCTAATGTGCACTTTAAATACACAAAGTATTCATTTATTCATCATGAATTAAATTGGCAACAATGTTTTtacttttaaaaaaatatataaatatttaccaGGAATATACATGTCAATCATTTACTCAGTTTTTCCTTGACCATTAGCAGCTACATTTTGAATGACTGGCGTATTGTGGACTTAACGATTTAGGAAAGTTCGAGAAAGCGCAATTGCATTTCTGTATTTCTATCAATTTATTTAGCCATTTGGTTATCATGGCAGCATGGTTTGGTAATGAAAGAATTGAGAAGGTTGCTCACTCATGTTTGGGGTCATGTACTATACTTGTAGCTTTGCCTAGGCTATATTCTCAATGGCTGAAATGTACAGCGCAAACACCGTTATCTATTCCATGGGATATTGTTAGATCATTTACATTAAAAGTCTAATGTGCCAGATGTTGCAACCTAATGATTTATGAATTGCTTTGAATAACTACTATGGATTGTCATTCAAATATCCAGGGGTAGAAATGGAATAGTGTGACACGTTGTCCATTTCCTCCAGTAGGAAAATACAGTGCAGCCTTCTTTTGAAGTATCCTTGAAAGTATTTGAACAGGTATATAATGTAATCCTGGTGAAGCTTACTATGAAAGAATAACATATCAGTGTTATTTTTGTGTATGTAAAATATCCTTTATTGATATTTTTGCAAGCATGATATATGAGTGAAAATACTTTTTAAAAGTTTAGTCCAAATTGAGAGTAACACTTTCTTTGCCACTGAGGTAAAAAGCTGGGACAAAACCGAATCCCATCCGTACTTGATATCAAACAAACATCTTTCAGTAAAAACACATGGTTCGGTCATTTATTCAACTCAAATTAATGTATCACATTTGATTAATGGTAGGGAATGTTTGAACTAAACGAATCAAACAGGAAACCCTAACACCAACTGTAATAAATTACCAAAAGAAACACATGCATGTGTACACAGCATAAATAATATATAAAAAGTTCATATAAAAAAAAGAAGTTTAAAATAAACTAAAATAAACGGTGGGATTCAAATAGGTTATTATAGTGAAGAATAACATTGTAAAGTTATAACTTAAATGTCAAGCAATACCTTGCCATTTAAAAGACACATTTCTTGCATGATTGTATTCTTTAGAATAAAATATACAGATATTCCTGTCCAGGTAGGCTATCAGAAAACAGACATGTATTTAATGTACACAGACATCAAAGGGTAGATCAATGACTTCAAACTATACAGTATGTGACGCATGATACTTACTGCTGAGGCACAATCATTTTTTAAGTTGTTTGTTCAGTTATTTGAACACCTTTTTGTTTTCTTAAAAAGCAGATCGAGGAATAGTTTATTTTTCCTCCTGAACATGTGAAATACACATTAATTAGACTTGTTCTTCAACATGCAATTTCTTGACAATGTAtaaaaattgtgtgtgtgtgtgttcactacaTGTGTATGTTCATGAGTAAGTGTGTGTTCAGTTGGCAACTCAGTAGCGATGCTCCCCCCGGGTCATGTGTGACGAAAACTCGTAACGGTCCTGACTGCGGTGGCCACAGAGGTTGCACTCGAAGGGGTCTCGGAAGCCATGGCAGCCCATGTGGATGGTGTACATCACATGGTCTAGGAAGAGGATGCGGCAGTGTTCACAGCGATATGCCCTCACCTgctccccctctccactcagcACCTTGAACCCCTCCGAGGCAATCTCGATACTGGCCCGCATGGCCTCGTACTGCCGCTGCTGCTCCTCCTTCCCAAGGGGCAGCACGCCATTACGTACCCCGGACGTGATGTGGTTGGTCAGGTAGATGAGGCCCGAGGCCCCGACACCTGTCCTCTCTTCATTGTTGCTCTCCGTGTCGGTGGAATCCTGGCCACTGTGGCTGGGGGAGCCGTCCTTCTCGCTGGAGGCTGACTTGGACTTCGCGAGCAACAGAAGATTTTCGGCTGCACTGTCCTTGGCTGACAGACCGTGGCCCTCTGCAGGGGGCTTGTGGAGGGGGTACATGGAGCCCATGACCCCCATGTCAGAGGAGGTTGGGGAGGTCTGGATGAGCGGTCGGAGTGACTCGGCACCCAGGTAGTTGATGGCACTGTTGATGGCCTGGTCGATGACATGAGGCTGCATCAGTTCTCCCGGGCCACCCTCGAAGGAGATGTCGGAGAGGCGTTTCTCACCTGAGGGTTAGAAAGAGAAAACAGATGAATACCAATGTTAGACTGCAATTCAAATTTTAAAAACTCAGTTTCCTGATATCAAACATTACAAAGACGTATGTTTAATTATGGTTCTAGTGGTCAATTTATTGGTCCCGTTTGACATATTGAAAAGTGATTCTACTTATTTAGAATATTCCATTCTTTGCAATTTTTCTCATGGCTGATTACTTAGTTTTAGTTGTTATTTCTGACATGTTTTGTAAATATATTTTCATTGTTAATTTAAGAAAGGGTCATCTTCAGATAAATGTATAATACACCAAGGGTAAGGCTCAAGTTGAAATCAATGAAAATATTCGCTTTGCTCAACTTAAATAAAGCTCAAACATAGTTATAATGATATGCAGATTCCAGGCACTGCTGAATATGCACTGTTTTTAAAAAAATAGCTTAAAGGAAGCAAAAGGAAGCAAATCAGAATCCATCGAACTGAAATACACAATTCTGACAATTGGAACCTAAGTCCTGTGCTTTACATGTTTGTTGGTATGCGAAGGTAGAAGACTTTATCCCTTACCTACAAACTTCTGTGGCATAGTGCTCTTACGTTTGGCTACGTTATTAGCTAGTCTGTCTAGCACCAAGGCTCTCTTAGATCCCATCTGGCTTAAGTCTTCCCTCTGCTCATTCTGGTTGCTTTCTTCCTTTACTACTGGAAAGCAAGACAGAAAAGTAGGTTTCAGAATCAAAGTAGTCAAATCTGACCTGATAAAAAGTAGAATTACTGTACAACAGGATCTTTCTACAATTTGCTGAAGCATCCCTCCCTGACTGTAGATACATGGCACAATGATGAGGAGGCCTTTATTGACAGACGTGCTGCAGTTGGTATACATTGGCCTTACTGACTAAGCAAAGCAGAGTGATCAACCCTTCTCATAATTTCCTCTTCTAATTTCCTCTTCTTAACCTCTGCACTCTTGCCCCACTTCCTAAGGTTGTCAGTTCAGTAGGCTACATGTACATCCGCCCACAATTGATATTTCCTTTGTATGAAGAGGTATTTTTATGTGAGAAAAAGCTACATTATCTTACTATATTTATTTCACTTTAAGCCATGTTCCACATTCAGAAAATTATTATAAGATTTTAGCAGAACTGTCAATACATTTTTAACAAAACATGAACTGAAAAGATTACAGGAAAAAATGACACGCTCTTATTTATGGTTCATGGATTCACAGAATGAAGTAGTAAAACTTGAAGACCTGTCCGCCATCCAAGAAAATAAGCTGCCACTTTTTTACCACATTTTCCTTACTGAATAAAGTGTTTTCCCCTTTAGAATAACTGGATATGAGCACTCCAATATATTATGGAAGTCTTGCATCTGAagagaaacatttattctacagATAAATGTCATTAAATCGAGTCTGACCTGTTGAAGTATTGTTGCAATTTCAACATTGTTGGTGCATTAATGTTGCTACCAGAGAGAGTCCTGAGTGGTGACGAGTAGTCAAGTTCAAAGTAGGTCAACAGTGTGGGTGGAGGTGAGAGACTGACACCAACTAACCTGTATAGATGCTGTTCTGCAGCCCCATGCACTGGAGGTAGTTGTGACACCGCTCCTTGTGTTCCTCCAGAGAGCTACGCTGCTTGTAGCTCCGCCCACAGTAGGCACACTTGTGGGGTTTTCCAACTGCAAGAAGTGACAGCAGTGAGTATTGACAGCTTTTAATTGAGTGCAATTTTCAAGTATGTGAGATGTCCATTGTACTCTCCATATTGTGAGTGGTGTACATGTATGTATATGTTGTATTTTGAGTTATAACAATGGCATTCTTTTTCATTCTCCAAAAGACCCAGTCCCATTGACATAATAAATGTAATGGTTTTATAATAATTTCTTTGCAGATGACAGATATCCCACTGGGCAAagacatcaattcaacgtctattcctcATTGATTCAacttaatttcattgaaatgacgtggaaacaatgttgattcaaccagtgtgtgcccagctCCACACTAAGACCACAGAGTACAGGGCAGGTGTTCCCTCACAATTCCACTGGGTAAGTACCACCACCTGGAAAGTTGATTAGGAAattggactgaaacagggagggacttcaTGGACTACATGGTCCATTTTTGAGATTTTCCGTTTCAAATCCTTTTAAAATGTTGTATGCCCTAATGTCCACAACACACTGACCACTAATCCTATCCTCCTAACTCACCAGAGTGGGTACGCAGGTGACCGCTGAGGGCGTCTCTCCTGCGACAGGcatagttgcacaggtgacactTGAAGGGCTTCTCTCCCGAGTGGAGCTTGATGTGACGTAGCAGGTTGCCTTTCTGGGTGAAGGAAGCGCCACACTGGGTGCACTGGAATGGACGCTCTCCTGAGGACAAGAAACACCCCACAGCAGGTTGTTAGGGCCAGCACACAGGAGCAGCTGCCACTCATCTACAGTATGTATCAACACTTTAAATGTCATTGGCTCATTGCAAATTAGTGTTTGCCTATTTTTCGCTAACAAGCACACTTTTGTAATCTCACAAATACATGACTCCAGTGTAGGTGTCTTTGTGAGGTATGTAAATATTATCATGTAGAAAATAGGAATATTTTCAGCAGAATCTTGTTTTATGAGCTCAGACACAAAATGACAATAATGTACATTACAGTAGATTAGTATTCTATTTGTAAGAGTAGGCCTATATGAATGGAATTCTATCTTTTATATAATCGAGGGTTAATGcaaagtgttgacagtgtgtGGGGAATGTATGAACGTGCTTTCTCTTTTGTCATCGTACAGTATGAGATGGACCGATTTTGTCATTTGTATCGGTTTATAAACCATTCTGAGTTTGTCATTTTGCTTTGAGCCGCAACAATGTTGGCTCGGCTCAACGAGAACAGCCTCTCTTCAGAAAATAATGGGCCAGGTATAAAGCCATTGTCTGAATTTTGCTATCTGGATGCAAGAACTAAACCATCTCCACCAATAGCACCactgtggatgtggatgtggggTCACTGTACTACAAGACTCCCAAGCACTAGAACACAGTGAATGATGGAGGAACTCTGAGCACAGCCCAATCAACCAGACTAGGAGGGTTTGAGAGCGGAGTGACACTCCATTTCTCCATGCACTCCCTGGCCCTGAACCTCGGAGCCGAATGGCGCTCTGATCGAACAAGAGCCTTTCAGACTCAGGCTGCCAGTTCCGTAATGCACCAGTGCCTGGGTCAATTTGATCAGAAAATctcttatttttttcttctcttctTCGTCTCTAAAATAAGAGCAGCCCATCACAATGCAAATTCAAGCTCATTTGAATAAAGTGAAGGAAACACTTTGTGTTGAGAGCCAGTCTTCCTGATCAGTGGTTCTGGAATAAACCAATATCTAGCCTCTCTGAGTGTTGTGGCATTCTGTGAGAAGGTtttaatatggctttttttctctcaaaaggCCCCATAAAATAAGAGTTACCAGTGAAGCAGCAAAAAGATAGAAAAAAGGAAACTCATTAAAAATGCATTTCAGGAGCAGAGACACCACAGAATATTTTCTATTTAAATAGGAGGCACTTCATTATATCTTTTATTATATGTTATTTTGCATTTACATTAGTCTAGTGTTCCTTTCTTCCATTTTGGGTTTCATTAGTTTCTAAAGCTTGACAGTTAAGTGCCTTTTTGAAAAATGTTCCCCGCCACTGGTTTGGGTTCATTACAATAGAATATCAATTCTGAATTTTGAAAAACTTGTAATACTCAGATAATTGCCATTTTGTGGAGATTCCATTTAATTGCTGCAGATATCCTGTTTTTCAACTGTGATATAAGGGCATGTTTAGGGATTATATTCATCATACTTTTTCAATCTTATCACACAACAAATAGATCACGAGCCACTTCTCTCACGTGATCATTTAAAAGAACACTCAGAGAATGATAATTGTACCGTGGCTTCCTCAGTCACCCATACAGAATATAGTGTAGATACTACAAATGACAGACGACATACTTGACTATATTTCAATATTTCAGTCTAAAACATCCCTTTACAGCATTATAAACCAATATAATGACTATAGCACAGTAACTATGGGAAAATATGCCTCTGAAACTAATCCAAACCAATGAAAGCTATATATTATCCACATAAAAAACTCAACAGAATGTTTAATAACACATTATCCACTCACGTTAAGCTCTGCCATCATCAAATAGCTCCAATTGTTTAATTAATAACTTTTACAAAACAAGTATTCAACTGCTTCATTGCACCTCAATTACGGAGAAATGGCATGGTAACAGTTAGCGGCTCCTGGTGCTTATCTCATTGAATTAAACACAATCGGTGGATGCCTAGCACGTTAGCATGGTAGCCTACTTAGTGGTACTTAGTGGTCAAATATTCAAAAACATATTTATTGGGTGATAAGCATGTAATTACCATTTTAGATTTCCAAGTAAATGGCGGACTCTAAAATAGTGTGAAACTCCAATTACTTGTGTTGAAGCCTATAACTCATGCGCTGTAGGCAACTTTGGAACAAGACATAAgaacacagtctaaccctaacagtGCTCTGTCTACTGCTCTCAGTGTCTCAAGTAAAGATAAAGACACTGACAGaatccatctcctcttctctaccccaCATACACATAATCTCTCTGTAAGGCTACCAGTGAGCGTGGGTGCAAAGTAAGGGCGATGAGTATCGCGGATGGCTTACCAGTGTGGCTTCGCTTGTGCACCATCAGCACATTGGGGCCAATGCAAACTATCCCACAGATATCACACTTGAGCTTCCCGTTGGGCAGGCGGATACCCCCAGCCGAGGAGTAGGGGCCCTTGCTGTCGGGGCCGCCTGCATGGGAGCCGTTCACTTTGGCCCCCGAGGCATCGAGCACGCGCAAGTCTTCCgcacactcctcctcctcctcgccaTTCATCATCATGTCAATGGCGAGCCCATTCTCCTCGTCACTGCGAGCCTCAACTTTAATGTTACAGGCTGGAAAAGAGGGCAGTGGGCCACTGTTTAGAATAGGAACATGTTTCTGGGGGGCTATAGCCTACCTAACTGTGTAGAAATATAAGTACATTACTATATTACTATTTGACTAGATGTAAATCTTTGACTTTCTATGGGACAATATGTGACTTTTTAGTTTAAGGGCATGTGTCTATGTCTCCTTCTACTTGACTGGTTGTTTTAGTCTATGAGGTCTATGAACACCTGTGAGAGCATGCCTCACCTCCAATTAACTTACTGATAGGAATAGTTAATTGCGGCGTGCGAGCATTTAAATCAGCACTTTCTGTGCAGCAATCCTCAATTCAACTTTAATGGCTGAGTACACTAGGAAAAAACTTTGAAACAAATTTGCTGAACTCATGCAGTAGGTTCTTGTGATCAGTGTTCCAGATCAAACATAACAGATGaataatatgtatttttttttatacttttgCTTATGAAGATGGGGAAACTATATACTgcatctctcatcatcactcttCTGTGAAAAATGACAGCAAGATAAACAGGAAACAGAGACACAGGAAGCCGTGTGAAACTAAGGATGGCAGCGGTGTCAACCAGACCAACAAACTATGAtaaacgcacacacaaacacgcatgcacatacaaacacacacacacatacacacataaaacGATAACTTAAAAACACTATCTGAACACAGACTAAAACtgattgaatcaacgttgtttccacgtcatttcaacaacaaaaaatctatgTGAAGATGTTGAATCAATGtcgaaaactgattggatttttttttaagtcaTCAAAGTAAggaaatattgtatttttttcacccaacttttaagctaaatccaatgacatggtgaaatgttttgtacatttcATGTCGAaatcacattagttgacaactcaaccaaatgtatatcaaaactagacgttggaACTAATATCGATTTCAACTGCCCCCATAGTCACTTCATCCTGGCGCCGGGTTTGCATAATTGTTGTCATTTTTTTCAATGGCTTTGTAACCAGACTATGGCATGGAAATAATTGTAATCAACATTTATCGTCTCAATAAGCACACGTTTTAAAGGAGCGAGTGTAAAAGGAAATGTGACGACAAGTGCCTGATTAAATATGGGAGGGAGTAAACATTTGAAACCTTGCAAACCCCTCAACCTCATTTGCATTTCATGGTGGCTGATTTCCTCATGTGTCTACCTTGTTGGTACACCCAAAGAGGAACAAGTGGAAATAATGAATTATAGGAATCTATAGCGGAAAAAGGGGAAGCTTCAGAAACAAGGCCTG
Proteins encoded:
- the LOC129853339 gene encoding DNA-binding protein Ikaros isoform X2, coding for MVYWVSAFIGTIQSKCQGLLPPLPKQTRPLDKSKQNASVEHRNIEMLGWKEEVQWRGEGPRAEFHGAAAALRTSAHGAGESWKNFILQTQGIAEYLHRMETEEAQEMSQMPGRDSPPPNDVSEENDEAMPIPEDLSASSNLQHNNRGDKEGMGERPFQCTQCGASFTQKGNLLRHIKLHSGEKPFKCHLCNYACRRRDALSGHLRTHSVGKPHKCAYCGRSYKQRSSLEEHKERCHNYLQCMGLQNSIYTVVKEESNQNEQREDLSQMGSKRALVLDRLANNVAKRKSTMPQKFVGEKRLSDISFEGGPGELMQPHVIDQAINSAINYLGAESLRPLIQTSPTSSDMGVMGSMYPLHKPPAEGHGLSAKDSAAENLLLLAKSKSASSEKDGSPSHSGQDSTDTESNNEERTGVGASGLIYLTNHITSGVRNGVLPLGKEEQQRQYEAMRASIEIASEGFKVLSGEGEQVRAYRCEHCRILFLDHVMYTIHMGCHGFRDPFECNLCGHRSQDRYEFSSHMTRGEHRY
- the LOC129853339 gene encoding DNA-binding protein Ikaros isoform X1, with the translated sequence MVYWVSAFIGTIQSKCQGLLPPLPKQTRPLDKSKQNASVEHRNIEMLGWKEEVQWRGEGPRAEFHGAAAALRTSAHGAGESWKNFILQTQGIAEYLHRMETEEAQEMSQMPGRDSPPPNDVSEENDEAMPIPEDLSASSNLQHNNRGDKEGMACNIKVEARSDEENGLAIDMMMNGEEEEECAEDLRVLDASGAKVNGSHAGGPDSKGPYSSAGGIRLPNGKLKCDICGIVCIGPNVLMVHKRSHTGERPFQCTQCGASFTQKGNLLRHIKLHSGEKPFKCHLCNYACRRRDALSGHLRTHSVGKPHKCAYCGRSYKQRSSLEEHKERCHNYLQCMGLQNSIYTVVKEESNQNEQREDLSQMGSKRALVLDRLANNVAKRKSTMPQKFVGEKRLSDISFEGGPGELMQPHVIDQAINSAINYLGAESLRPLIQTSPTSSDMGVMGSMYPLHKPPAEGHGLSAKDSAAENLLLLAKSKSASSEKDGSPSHSGQDSTDTESNNEERTGVGASGLIYLTNHITSGVRNGVLPLGKEEQQRQYEAMRASIEIASEGFKVLSGEGEQVRAYRCEHCRILFLDHVMYTIHMGCHGFRDPFECNLCGHRSQDRYEFSSHMTRGEHRY